From one uncultured Paludibacter sp. genomic stretch:
- a CDS encoding exported hypothetical protein (Evidence 5 : Unknown function), which produces MKKLFTLFGFLMVLVSAFNLNAQSYYEYPLIKENFNGWTALPTDWSYFRLNTGITVTIADSINFNGSGSGSRGADLIIPANRDSSTIYVDFDLFIKSATVTRNNAFALFLSGSNSTNMGTADYHSGLIASLYLGGTDGKIHIWNMDIKGPVPTSKPDTIVPVTYTGSSFGRAGISNTWCDSINLSTRTDVIYTAGKWYNLKFKMDFNAKKVDITITQKDEPANTQTITDLDFVAPAANDLARISIVNTRSNNSYPEVNGGTIGNGNTLTVNASLDNLYIYQLVKSLGLADVMVNYQDLEGSTIKTSRVETSQEVGVTYKLLDSDIASFTDNGNYYAYDAVATGSESVVVEAGGSSITVKFKKTPITTGTYVWKGTFSEYWNELDPNFSTDGNNQLGYQTGNGVSFSDANAPIKEVTMNKKFDLGTGNLTVDAKGYTVKNSSGEIISGTGTIQVNASTTLGLSSQSKMPVYLNKDTLTVTNAELASKYIVSDGTTLQPGYTMSTLIEGNGGTFTLLPKVYNYSSEIKGMTVVKYPLQIKGTANSSKISGMPKMYCTLDSLAELYVTTVAGDSTIFGTTVNYTYNKVNLGDYVYLAYSETPSATAPTISIGELSGSATSKLIGPNVRTVNYKIGGLNTDATFAGGLKPITIDAWNNRTDYNIEKVGKGSWSLSGNSPDFFGKVTVTDGTLIVNDTLCNGLGSYTLGGATVNKQISEVVVADTATLAGSGYIGAIQTTVNGTITGRLTLMGNLSLKYDLGDGGATTLINVNGSDIDQINILGDLYYGGKLIVKVVGDLPPAGDYQILKFSGQFESGQFGFDSIELPSTDWSFDYTTGILHFIGGSGVKYIDANKEVASKEFFDLTGRKVKDGYQGFVIVKVKYTDGTAGSYKVFKKSTDK; this is translated from the coding sequence ATGAAAAAATTATTTACACTTTTTGGATTCCTAATGGTTTTAGTAAGTGCATTTAATCTTAACGCACAATCCTATTATGAATATCCTCTTATTAAAGAAAATTTCAATGGTTGGACAGCTTTACCTACCGACTGGTCATATTTTAGACTTAATACGGGCATCACGGTGACTATTGCAGATAGTATAAATTTCAATGGAAGTGGTTCGGGTAGTCGTGGAGCAGATTTGATTATTCCTGCAAATAGAGATTCTTCAACTATTTATGTTGACTTTGATTTATTCATTAAATCTGCAACTGTAACAAGAAATAATGCATTTGCTTTGTTCTTATCAGGTAGTAATAGTACCAATATGGGTACTGCTGATTATCATTCTGGCTTAATTGCTAGTTTGTATTTAGGAGGTACTGATGGTAAAATCCACATTTGGAATATGGATATTAAAGGACCTGTTCCTACTTCAAAACCAGATACGATAGTGCCTGTGACTTATACGGGTTCATCTTTTGGGAGAGCGGGAATTTCCAATACTTGGTGTGATAGTATTAATCTTTCCACTCGTACCGATGTAATTTACACAGCGGGGAAGTGGTATAATTTAAAATTCAAAATGGATTTTAATGCAAAAAAAGTAGATATTACCATTACTCAGAAAGACGAACCAGCCAATACCCAAACAATAACAGATTTAGATTTTGTAGCGCCTGCAGCTAACGACTTGGCTCGTATTAGTATTGTAAATACAAGAAGTAACAATTCGTATCCTGAAGTAAATGGTGGTACCATTGGAAATGGTAATACTTTAACTGTAAACGCATCTCTTGATAATTTATATATATATCAATTGGTAAAGTCATTAGGATTGGCGGATGTTATGGTTAATTATCAGGACTTAGAAGGAAGTACTATTAAAACTTCCAGAGTTGAAACATCACAAGAAGTAGGGGTGACGTATAAACTTTTAGATTCGGATATAGCCTCATTTACTGATAATGGAAATTATTACGCTTATGATGCTGTTGCTACCGGTAGTGAATCCGTAGTTGTGGAAGCAGGAGGATCGTCCATTACAGTTAAATTTAAAAAGACTCCCATTACTACAGGTACTTATGTTTGGAAAGGTACATTTAGTGAATACTGGAATGAACTTGACCCTAACTTCTCTACTGATGGTAACAATCAATTAGGATACCAAACAGGAAATGGCGTGAGTTTCTCTGATGCAAATGCGCCAATAAAAGAAGTTACAATGAATAAAAAATTTGATTTAGGAACAGGTAACTTAACAGTGGATGCAAAAGGTTATACGGTTAAAAATAGTAGTGGTGAAATAATAAGTGGTACAGGAACCATTCAAGTGAACGCTTCTACTACTTTAGGATTATCCTCTCAATCAAAAATGCCGGTGTATTTAAATAAAGATACACTTACCGTTACAAATGCAGAACTTGCAAGCAAATATATTGTTAGCGATGGTACCACACTTCAACCTGGATATACAATGAGTACACTGATAGAAGGAAACGGCGGTACATTTACACTTTTACCAAAAGTGTATAATTATTCTTCTGAAATCAAAGGTATGACTGTGGTTAAATATCCATTGCAGATAAAGGGAACAGCAAATTCTTCAAAAATAAGCGGAATGCCAAAAATGTATTGCACATTAGATTCATTAGCAGAGCTTTATGTAACTACTGTAGCAGGCGACTCAACTATTTTTGGTACCACTGTAAACTATACTTATAATAAAGTAAATCTTGGAGATTATGTTTATCTAGCTTATTCAGAAACTCCCTCAGCCACTGCGCCTACTATATCCATTGGAGAGCTTTCGGGTTCAGCGACATCAAAATTAATAGGACCGAACGTTCGTACTGTAAACTATAAAATAGGAGGATTGAACACGGATGCAACTTTTGCTGGTGGATTAAAACCCATCACTATTGATGCTTGGAACAACCGTACTGACTATAATATTGAAAAAGTAGGAAAAGGTTCTTGGTCTCTTTCAGGAAACAGTCCTGATTTCTTTGGGAAAGTTACTGTAACTGACGGAACATTGATTGTAAATGATACATTATGTAATGGGCTTGGTTCATATACATTGGGTGGAGCTACAGTAAACAAACAAATTTCAGAAGTCGTGGTTGCTGACACGGCCACATTAGCCGGTTCAGGTTATATTGGAGCCATTCAGACGACCGTAAATGGAACAATTACCGGTAGGCTAACCTTAATGGGGAATCTTTCGTTAAAATATGATTTAGGAGATGGTGGTGCAACTACGCTAATCAATGTAAACGGTTCTGATATTGATCAAATTAATATATTAGGTGATTTATATTATGGTGGTAAATTAATTGTAAAAGTAGTAGGTGATCTTCCTCCCGCAGGTGATTACCAAATTCTAAAGTTTAGTGGTCAGTTTGAATCGGGTCAATTTGGATTTGATTCTATTGAATTACCTTCTACTGATTGGTCTTTTGATTATACAACAGGTATATTGCATTTTATTGGAGGTAGCGGTGTGAAATATATTGACGCCAATAAAGAAGTTGCTTCCAAAGAATTCTTTGACTTAACAGGAAGAAAAGTGAAAGATGGATATCAAGGTTTTGTAATTGTAAAAGTAAAATATACAGATGGTACAGCTGGCTCTTATAAGGTTTTCAAAAAAAGTACAGATAAATAA